One part of the Vicugna pacos chromosome 20, VicPac4, whole genome shotgun sequence genome encodes these proteins:
- the PRR3 gene encoding proline-rich protein 3 isoform X1 — protein sequence MPKRKKQNQQQQQPQQQPPLPEQEEIGDEEDGSPIGPPSLLGPPPMANGKPGDPKSALHRGPPGSRGPIIPPLLSLPPPPRGRGPIRGGLGPRSGPYGRGWWGVNAEPPFPGPGHGGPSRGGFHKEQRNPRRLKSWSLIKNTCPPKDGPQVMEDKSDRPVCRHFAKKGHCRYEDLCAFYHPGVNGPPL from the exons ATGCCGAAACGAAAGAAGCagaatcagcagcagcagcagccgcagcAACAGCCTCCACTACCAGAGCAGGAAGAGATTGGAGACGAGGAGGATGGGAGTCCCATCG GACCACCCAGCCTTCTGGGCCCTCCCCCCATGGCCAATGGAAAGCCTGGCGACCCCAAGTcag cTCTTCACAGAGGTCCTCCGGGATCAAGGGGACCAATAATCCCACCGCTGCTGagtctcccacctcctccccgggGCAGAGGTCCAATTCGGGGAGGCCTAGGCCCCAGGTCTGGCCCATACGGTCGTGGTTGGTGGGGAGTCAATGCTGAACCTCCTTTTCCTGGACCAGGCCATGGAGGTCCCTCCAGGGGAGGCTTTCACAAAGAGCAGAGAAACCCTCGAAGGCTCAAAAGCTGGTCTCTTATCAAGAATACCTGCCCACCCAAGGATGGACCCCAGGTTATGGAAG ACAAATCCGACCGCCCTGTCTGCCGACACTTTGCCAAAAAGGGCCACTGTCGATACGAGGACCTCTGTGCCTTCTACCACCCAGGCGTCAATGGACCTCCTCTGTGA
- the PRR3 gene encoding proline-rich protein 3 isoform X2, protein MPKRKKQNQQQQQPQQQPPLPEQEEIGDEEDGSPIALHRGPPGSRGPIIPPLLSLPPPPRGRGPIRGGLGPRSGPYGRGWWGVNAEPPFPGPGHGGPSRGGFHKEQRNPRRLKSWSLIKNTCPPKDGPQVMEDKSDRPVCRHFAKKGHCRYEDLCAFYHPGVNGPPL, encoded by the exons ATGCCGAAACGAAAGAAGCagaatcagcagcagcagcagccgcagcAACAGCCTCCACTACCAGAGCAGGAAGAGATTGGAGACGAGGAGGATGGGAGTCCCATCG cTCTTCACAGAGGTCCTCCGGGATCAAGGGGACCAATAATCCCACCGCTGCTGagtctcccacctcctccccgggGCAGAGGTCCAATTCGGGGAGGCCTAGGCCCCAGGTCTGGCCCATACGGTCGTGGTTGGTGGGGAGTCAATGCTGAACCTCCTTTTCCTGGACCAGGCCATGGAGGTCCCTCCAGGGGAGGCTTTCACAAAGAGCAGAGAAACCCTCGAAGGCTCAAAAGCTGGTCTCTTATCAAGAATACCTGCCCACCCAAGGATGGACCCCAGGTTATGGAAG ACAAATCCGACCGCCCTGTCTGCCGACACTTTGCCAAAAAGGGCCACTGTCGATACGAGGACCTCTGTGCCTTCTACCACCCAGGCGTCAATGGACCTCCTCTGTGA